One Parafrankia irregularis DNA window includes the following coding sequences:
- a CDS encoding class I SAM-dependent methyltransferase — translation MPAQRTPVRSGAADPGEINRGPGRAVPGAGNGNGNGGIRRRGVRRPGAASAVRGFRVVWLPGAHGGRLAYFSAQADAAYWDGVWQDIGLSYRRSRRGHLPHQLRSTFLSWAAPGGRVLEAGCGLAHFTVAARARGFAAEGVDWAPETLARIRTLLPDVPLRSGDVRQLDCPDGSYDAVYSPGVCEHFAEGPERILAETYRVLKPGGVAIVSTPCLNEYLQRRRHLYENGPDVAPTAAPDEWEDFYQYAFAPEEMSAILRGLGFEVVDVRLHGTLLTLATWSMPWLAQLPGSISRPLGLTVDKLPVLRRWGASCIWVARRPEDEQHGGDQRGERGGGERGGGREAGR, via the coding sequence ATGCCAGCTCAACGGACCCCGGTCCGATCCGGTGCCGCCGACCCGGGTGAGATCAACCGCGGGCCGGGCCGGGCCGTTCCCGGCGCCGGCAACGGCAACGGCAACGGCGGGATCCGGCGACGCGGCGTCCGCCGACCGGGGGCGGCCTCGGCGGTCAGGGGATTCCGAGTGGTGTGGCTGCCAGGAGCCCACGGCGGCCGGCTCGCCTATTTCTCGGCCCAGGCGGATGCGGCCTACTGGGACGGCGTCTGGCAGGACATCGGTCTGTCGTATCGCCGGAGCCGGCGCGGACACCTGCCTCATCAGCTGCGGTCCACCTTCCTGTCCTGGGCGGCTCCAGGCGGGCGGGTCCTCGAAGCAGGCTGCGGTCTGGCGCACTTCACCGTCGCGGCCCGGGCCCGTGGTTTCGCGGCGGAAGGCGTTGACTGGGCCCCGGAGACACTGGCCCGGATCCGCACGCTGCTTCCGGATGTGCCCCTGCGGTCGGGGGATGTCCGACAACTCGACTGCCCTGATGGCAGCTACGACGCCGTCTACTCACCGGGGGTGTGCGAACACTTCGCGGAGGGCCCGGAGCGGATACTCGCCGAGACCTACCGCGTTCTGAAGCCGGGTGGGGTCGCGATCGTGTCCACGCCGTGCCTGAACGAGTATCTGCAGCGCCGGCGACATCTCTATGAGAACGGACCGGACGTGGCTCCCACCGCGGCACCGGACGAATGGGAGGACTTCTACCAGTACGCCTTCGCCCCGGAGGAGATGTCCGCGATTCTGCGTGGCCTCGGCTTCGAGGTGGTGGACGTCAGGCTGCACGGAACCCTTCTCACGCTCGCCACCTGGTCGATGCCGTGGCTTGCTCAGCTGCCGGGGTCGATCAGTCGGCCGCTCGGCCTCACCGTCGACAAACTGCCCGTGCTCCGCCGCTGGGGGGCCAGCTGCATCTGGGTCGCGCGCCGGCCGGAGGACGAACAGCACGGCGGGGATCAGCGCGGGGAACGTGGCGGCGGGGAGCGGGGCGGCGGCCGAGAGGCGGGCCGGTGA
- a CDS encoding acyltransferase has product MTEHGYQRPKHGIDGLVGIVRRAPAALHLRYQQRTDPIGYARRIGVRLGDRCRLIGVTGSTFGSEPYLIRLGDHVVVAAEVRFVTHDGAVWVLRDDHPEADVVAPITVGSNVFIGLGALIMPGVTIGDEVVIGARALVNRDVPAGSVVAGVPARVVGSAADFRARTLAASVGTGLLPEQEKHRRLQELFEHR; this is encoded by the coding sequence GTGACCGAGCATGGGTACCAGCGCCCGAAGCACGGGATTGACGGCCTCGTCGGCATCGTCCGCCGGGCCCCGGCCGCCCTTCACCTGCGCTACCAGCAGCGGACGGATCCGATCGGCTACGCCCGGCGGATCGGGGTACGCCTGGGTGACCGTTGCCGGCTGATCGGCGTCACCGGGTCGACATTCGGTAGTGAGCCGTACCTGATCCGCCTCGGTGACCACGTGGTGGTCGCGGCCGAGGTCAGGTTCGTGACCCACGACGGGGCCGTCTGGGTTCTGCGTGACGATCATCCCGAGGCAGACGTCGTCGCCCCGATCACCGTTGGGTCGAACGTCTTCATCGGTCTCGGTGCGCTCATCATGCCCGGGGTGACCATCGGTGACGAGGTCGTGATCGGCGCGCGTGCGCTGGTGAACCGGGATGTCCCTGCGGGGTCGGTGGTGGCCGGGGTGCCGGCGCGGGTCGTGGGATCCGCTGCGGACTTCCGCGCCCGTACTCTCGCCGCCTCGGTGGGTACCGGCCTGCTGCCCGAGCAGGAGAAGCACCGGCGGCTGCAGGAGCTGTTCGAGCACCGCTGA
- a CDS encoding glycosyltransferase, with product MTVLKTGNGCLWTIPILTALADDGHEVVVLLPEEDSPLARRCAERGIRVVRSPAPVPSRSPLRQAAGVWQLRTLLRDLDPDVLHYHLYASAVLARFASLGRGPTRRPARVHMVAGPLYLENRLIELVERWFARADDLVVCSSGHLRERYLALGVRPDRLPTASYGVDLVSFVPPGDDARAKARAELGLDPSAFVAVCVAYFYPPKRLVHRGQGIKGHEVLLEAWSRFTERSGPATLVLVGGGHGPGGDAYRDRLRDWAAGLSGAASVVWAGPAQDVRPFYAAADVSVSPSLSENYGAVAEASACAVPSIASAVGGLPELVGDHNGWLVPPGDPAALTVALRAAFDLHQAALRGETGENGLARRGRAARARAEQLLDQEKNRRYIADAILGAAGS from the coding sequence GTGACTGTTCTGAAGACCGGAAACGGCTGCCTGTGGACGATCCCCATCCTGACGGCGCTGGCTGACGACGGTCACGAGGTGGTCGTGCTGCTTCCCGAGGAGGACAGCCCGCTCGCGCGGCGCTGCGCCGAGCGCGGCATCCGGGTCGTGCGCAGTCCGGCACCGGTCCCGTCGCGCTCGCCGTTGCGGCAGGCCGCCGGTGTGTGGCAGCTCCGCACGCTGCTGCGCGATCTCGACCCGGATGTGCTGCACTACCACCTGTACGCCTCCGCGGTGCTCGCGCGGTTTGCCTCCCTCGGGCGTGGCCCGACCCGGCGGCCGGCGCGGGTGCACATGGTCGCGGGGCCGCTCTACCTGGAGAACCGGCTGATCGAGCTGGTGGAGCGTTGGTTTGCCCGGGCGGACGACCTGGTCGTCTGCTCGTCGGGGCACCTCCGTGAGCGTTACCTCGCCCTCGGTGTGCGCCCGGATCGGCTGCCGACCGCCTCCTACGGCGTCGACCTCGTGTCGTTCGTCCCGCCCGGTGATGACGCCAGGGCGAAGGCGAGAGCGGAGCTCGGCCTGGACCCGTCGGCCTTCGTCGCCGTCTGCGTCGCCTACTTCTACCCGCCGAAGCGGCTGGTGCACCGGGGGCAGGGGATCAAGGGGCATGAGGTCCTGCTCGAGGCCTGGTCCCGGTTCACGGAGCGCTCCGGGCCCGCGACGCTGGTGCTGGTCGGCGGTGGACACGGACCGGGCGGCGACGCCTACCGTGACCGGCTGCGCGACTGGGCCGCCGGGCTGTCCGGCGCCGCCTCGGTGGTCTGGGCCGGCCCCGCCCAGGATGTGCGTCCCTTCTATGCGGCGGCCGACGTGAGCGTGAGCCCGTCGCTGTCGGAGAACTACGGCGCCGTCGCGGAGGCGTCCGCCTGCGCGGTGCCGAGCATCGCGTCGGCTGTGGGCGGGCTGCCGGAGCTGGTGGGGGACCACAACGGCTGGCTGGTGCCGCCCGGCGATCCCGCGGCCCTCACGGTCGCCCTGCGCGCGGCCTTCGATCTGCACCAGGCGGCGCTGCGGGGGGAGACCGGTGAGAACGGTCTGGCTCGGCGCGGGCGGGCCGCGCGTGCGCGGGCCGAGCAACTGCTCGATCAGGAGAAGAACCGCAGATATATCGCTGACGCGATTCTCGGTGCGGCCGGATCGTGA
- a CDS encoding sugar transferase, which yields MKRAVDIVGSLAGLAVAMPVLTFAAAAIKVDDGGPVLFRQERVGVAGEPFTMLKLRTMTVGTEQAGLGLLAGRNDPRTTRVGRVLRRASIDELPQLFNVLAGQMSLVGPRPTVRSQVDRYSARQMGRLRAHPGIAGWAQVNGRNQICWDRRIELDLWYIDNWSLRLDLVILWRALLTAVAGAGTYGADGVTQDFGSCQGEGGCRCGQAAGSHPRRRRGHPRTVAPLSADRTGDGQHPPPRVLAGGVA from the coding sequence GTGAAACGGGCAGTCGACATCGTTGGATCCCTGGCGGGCCTCGCTGTGGCCATGCCTGTGCTGACCTTCGCCGCGGCTGCCATCAAGGTGGACGACGGCGGCCCGGTGCTGTTCAGGCAGGAGCGAGTCGGCGTCGCCGGTGAACCGTTCACGATGCTCAAACTGCGGACGATGACGGTAGGAACCGAGCAAGCCGGACTCGGGCTGCTGGCCGGGCGAAACGACCCGAGGACAACCAGAGTCGGGCGCGTGCTCCGCCGGGCGAGCATCGACGAGCTGCCCCAGCTGTTCAACGTGCTGGCTGGGCAGATGAGCCTGGTCGGGCCCCGGCCGACGGTACGAAGCCAGGTGGATCGATACTCCGCCAGACAGATGGGCCGGCTCCGGGCGCACCCGGGAATCGCCGGCTGGGCCCAGGTCAACGGCCGGAACCAGATCTGCTGGGATCGCCGGATCGAACTGGACCTGTGGTACATCGACAACTGGAGCCTGCGTCTCGACCTCGTCATCCTCTGGCGTGCCCTGTTGACGGCGGTGGCTGGTGCCGGCACCTACGGCGCCGACGGCGTCACCCAGGACTTCGGGAGCTGCCAGGGCGAGGGCGGATGCCGCTGCGGGCAAGCGGCCGGATCGCATCCTCGCCGGCGTCGCGGCCACCCGCGCACCGTTGCGCCCCTGAGCGCTGACCGGACCGGAGACGGCCAGCACCCACCGCCGCGTGTGCTGGCCGGAGGCGTCGCATGA
- a CDS encoding DegT/DnrJ/EryC1/StrS family aminotransferase: MTESMPTGLTPVRLRAQTVAPREESAVRGTWPVFGHAEVAAAVEVLGSGAVNYWTGTQGRRFEEEFAAAVGCEYGVAVANGTMALEIALRVLGVGPGDEVIVPSRTFIASASCVVALGARPVVVDVDPDSQNLTAQTVLAGITARTKAVVAVHLAGWPVEMAGLLELAREYGIAVVEDCAQAHGARLHGRPVGSWGDVAAWSFCQDKILTTAGEGGMITTNDPALHQAAWSYKDHGKSWKKAHQPATGTGYRWVHDSFGTNARMHEIAAAVGRAALPRLPADLAARRRNAAVLTARLAGLPVLRTTTPPPWVEHAYYRWYGFIRPERLRDGWDRGRILATLVAAGVPCSVGSCGEVYREAAFPAAWRPAHALPTAAELARTSLAFLVHPTLESADMHHWADLITHVLSEASIGRLEPPYLPE; this comes from the coding sequence ATGACCGAGTCCATGCCCACCGGCCTGACCCCGGTGCGACTGCGAGCCCAGACCGTCGCGCCCCGGGAAGAATCCGCGGTGCGCGGCACCTGGCCTGTCTTCGGCCATGCCGAGGTCGCCGCCGCCGTCGAGGTGCTCGGCAGCGGCGCGGTGAACTACTGGACCGGCACTCAGGGCCGTCGATTCGAGGAGGAGTTCGCGGCAGCGGTCGGCTGCGAGTACGGCGTGGCTGTGGCGAACGGAACGATGGCGCTCGAGATCGCACTACGGGTCCTCGGCGTCGGTCCGGGCGACGAGGTGATCGTGCCGAGTCGAACCTTCATCGCGTCCGCGAGCTGTGTCGTCGCGCTCGGCGCCCGACCTGTCGTGGTCGACGTGGACCCCGACTCCCAGAACCTCACCGCGCAGACCGTACTGGCCGGAATCACAGCGCGGACCAAGGCCGTCGTCGCGGTGCATCTCGCCGGATGGCCGGTCGAGATGGCGGGCCTGCTCGAGCTCGCGCGCGAGTACGGCATCGCAGTAGTCGAGGACTGCGCGCAGGCGCACGGTGCGCGGTTGCACGGACGCCCTGTCGGCTCCTGGGGCGATGTGGCCGCCTGGTCCTTCTGCCAGGACAAGATCCTCACCACGGCCGGCGAAGGGGGAATGATCACGACAAATGATCCCGCACTGCATCAGGCGGCGTGGTCCTACAAAGATCACGGCAAGAGCTGGAAAAAGGCGCATCAGCCCGCCACTGGCACGGGATATCGCTGGGTACATGACTCGTTCGGCACCAACGCCCGGATGCACGAGATAGCGGCCGCCGTCGGGCGGGCCGCCCTGCCGCGGTTGCCTGCCGACCTCGCGGCGCGCCGTCGGAACGCTGCTGTCCTCACCGCGCGGCTTGCCGGGCTGCCCGTCCTGCGTACGACCACACCACCGCCGTGGGTCGAACACGCCTATTACCGCTGGTACGGGTTCATCCGGCCGGAGCGGCTGCGCGACGGCTGGGATCGGGGCCGAATCCTGGCTACCCTCGTCGCCGCCGGAGTCCCGTGCAGCGTCGGGAGCTGCGGTGAGGTCTACCGCGAAGCGGCCTTCCCCGCCGCGTGGAGACCTGCCCATGCGCTGCCGACCGCCGCCGAACTGGCCCGGACATCATTGGCGTTCCTCGTCCATCCGACTCTCGAGTCCGCCGACATGCACCACTGGGCGGACCTCATCACCCACGTGTTGTCCGAGGCGAGCATCGGGCGGTTGGAGCCGCCCTACCTGCCGGAATGA
- a CDS encoding acyltransferase — protein MRTLHRARLFRARAASDAAPTAGLAAGYARLIQRGSRCAALVASWSRIILVRMTQPGIQVGFDSFIGPGCTIRCAPRGTMVLRRTVLIRNVQLEAADGARLTLDTAVLGAHCVVVARQRVVVGAGSLLAEMSVVRDQDHVVGPGIQGTAMLFAAAPVTLGRNVWLGAKATVLRGVTIGDDAVVGAGAVVTRDVPLGARVGGVPAVPLDTSRRDAAPAGERTDVAAAVPATAAAPVVLPAPRSAVQPIPPGEPAPREPHTRTR, from the coding sequence ATGAGAACATTGCACCGAGCCCGACTTTTCCGCGCGAGGGCGGCATCGGATGCCGCACCCACCGCCGGCCTCGCGGCCGGCTACGCGCGCCTCATCCAGCGCGGCTCCCGCTGCGCCGCCCTGGTCGCCTCCTGGAGCAGGATCATCCTGGTGCGGATGACGCAGCCCGGAATCCAGGTGGGGTTCGACTCCTTCATCGGGCCCGGCTGCACGATCCGCTGCGCTCCCCGCGGCACGATGGTCCTCCGGCGTACCGTCCTCATCCGGAATGTCCAGCTCGAGGCCGCCGACGGAGCGCGCCTCACCCTCGACACGGCCGTTCTCGGCGCCCACTGTGTGGTCGTGGCCCGCCAGCGGGTGGTCGTCGGCGCCGGCAGCCTGCTGGCCGAGATGAGCGTGGTCCGCGACCAGGACCACGTGGTCGGCCCCGGTATCCAGGGCACCGCGATGCTGTTCGCCGCGGCGCCGGTGACGCTCGGGCGCAACGTTTGGCTTGGCGCGAAGGCCACTGTGCTGCGGGGCGTGACCATCGGCGACGATGCGGTGGTCGGCGCGGGCGCGGTGGTGACCAGAGACGTACCACTCGGGGCCAGGGTCGGAGGCGTGCCAGCGGTGCCGTTGGACACGTCTCGCCGCGATGCCGCGCCTGCCGGTGAGCGGACCGATGTCGCCGCCGCAGTCCCGGCCACGGCTGCCGCCCCGGTCGTTCTGCCTGCGCCGCGCTCCGCGGTGCAGCCGATCCCCCCGGGCGAGCCGGCTCCGCGAGAGCCCCACACCCGGACTCGGTGA